The Poecilia reticulata strain Guanapo linkage group LG13, Guppy_female_1.0+MT, whole genome shotgun sequence genome has a segment encoding these proteins:
- the LOC103474278 gene encoding extracellular calcium-sensing receptor-like, whose translation MIFTVEEINRNPSLLPGLRLGYKVYNGCGTENLIRAAIEAINGNDPLACGGQTLAVLSHSSSGVSDNINTIISAVSVPQISHLSTCACLSDKVRYPTFFRTVPSDKFQITALVQLMKYFDWRWVGIIHSVGTYAEDGASEFVKEAQKEGICVEYTMVYLETSKSRLRAITETLKESSSKVVLLFMSLSFAKTFLAHMEEYNITGKQWVGSESWISAAYLASAERKHILHGAIGYAIPQASIPGLGEYLLSLKPSDEPHSSLIKTIWEKFFDCSFTPSNTSTSCSGAEDLRTVSSDYTYVAKFREENNVYTAVYSVAFALHVLLQCENGVNPATGNLCLTKDEVQPKLVFDALKRINFTTKNGARVFFDENGDSIAKYDLVNWQMKEDGSADIVIIGQFDDSLPEGNKLKLKDNANIVWGGSNNVVVRSVCREPCPPGTRKAVNKNKPVCCFDCFHCSEGTISNKTNSLDCSPCPPEVWPNEMRDDCVPKPTEYLSYTETTGALLTGFGTFGVFLSLLITTIFFTHKETPIVKANNSELSFLLLFSLKLCFLCSLTFVGRPTQWSCMLRHTTFSITFVLCISCVLGKTIVVLMAFRARRPGSNMTKWFGPAQQRLSVLILTLVQVVICIIWLTINPPFPKKNMQYYRDRIILECALGSVIGFWTVLAYIGVLATLCFVLAFLARKLPDSFNEAKLITFSMLIFCAVWITFIPAYVSSPGKFTVAVEIFAILASSFGLLLCIFAPKCYIILLRPEQNSKKRIMGKV comes from the exons ATGATTTTTACTGTGGAGGAGATCAACAGGAATCCTTCCCTCCTCCCTGGATTAAGGTTGGGTTACAAGGTGTACAATGGATGTGGGACCGAAAACCTGATTCGAGCAGCTATTGAAGCCATAAACGGGAACGATCCACTGGCCTGCGGCGGTCAGACGTTGGCTGTCTTAAGTCATTCATCCTCTGGTGTGAGTGACAACATAAACACCATTATCAGTGCTGTGTCTGTGCCACAG atcAGTCACCTGTCTACGTGTGCTTGCTTAAGTGACAAAGTTCGATACCCGACGTTCTTCAGAACCGTACCAAGTGACAAATTCCAGATCACGGCTCTGGTGCAACTTATGAAATACTTTGACTGGCGATGGGTGGGAATAATTCATTCTGTCGGTACGTACGCGGAAGACGGTGCGTCTGAATTTGTTAAAGAAGCACAAAAGGAAGGCATATGTGTGGAATACACGATGGTATACCTGGAGACATCCAAGTCAAGGTTAAGAGCAATAACTGAGACTCTGAAGGAGTCCTCATCCAAGGTGGTGTTGTTGTTTATGTCCCTGTCTTTCGCCAAAACATTTCTTGCTCATATGGAGGAGTATAACATCACTGGAAAACAGTGGGTTGGCAGTGAATCTTGGATCTCAGCTGCATACCTTGCTTCTGCAGAGAGAAAGCACATTTTGCATGGGGCAATAGGCTATGCCATTCCTCAGGCATCCATACCAGGGCTTGGAGAATACCTCCTTAGCCTGAAACCATCTGATGAACCACACAGTTCTCTAATTAAAACGATATGGGAGAAGTTCTTTGACTGCAGCTTCACCCCATCTAATACCTCCACGTCGTGCAGCGGCGCAGAAGACCTGCGGACCGTCTCGAGTGACTACACATACGTAGCAAAattcagagaagaaaataatgtttacacAGCTGTGTATTCGGTAGCATTTGCTCTGCATGTGctcttgcagtgcgaaaacggcgTAAACCCTGCAACGGGAAACCTGTGTCTGACCAAGGATGAAGTCCAACCTAAGTTA GTGTTTGATGCTTTGAAGCGTATAAACTTCACCACTAAGAATGGTGCCAGAGTTTTCTTTGACGAAAATGGTGACTCTATTGCCAAGTATGACCTTGTGAACTGGCAGATGAAAGAGGACGGTTCAGCAGACATAGTCATCATTGGCCAGTTTGATGATTCTTTACCAGAGGGGaacaaactgaaactaaaagaCAATGCAAACATAGTTTGGGGTGGCTCTAATAATGTG GTGGTAAGGTCTGTCTGCAGAGAGCCGTGTCCACCAGGGACTCGAAAGGCAGTAAACAAGAACAAGCCTGTGTGCtgctttgattgttttcattgttcTGAAGGAACAATTAGTAATAAGACAA ATTCTCTCGACTGCTCACCCTGTCCACCTGAAGTCTGGCCAAACGAGATGAGAGACGACTGCGTTCCAAAACCCACCGAATACCTCTCCTACACGGAGACCACGGGGGCACTTCTCACTGGTTTTGGCACCTTCGGTGTATTTTTATCCCTTCTCATAACAACGATATTTTTTACTCATAAAGAGACTCCCATTGTAAAAGCCAACAACTCTGAGCTTAGCTTCCTGCTTCTGTTTTCACTCAAACTGTGTTTCCTCTGCTCACTGACCTTCGTTGGTCGGCCCACTCAGTGGTCTTGCATGCTTCGACACACCACATTCAGCATCACGTTCGTTCTCTGCATTTCGTGTGTTCTGGGGAAAACAATAGTGGTTCTGATGGCCTTCAGAGCAAGACGTCCAGGGAGCAATATGACAAAGTGGTTTGGACCCGCACAGCAAAGACTCAGTGTTCTCATTTTGACTCTTGTTCAGGTTGTCATTTGTATAATTTGGCTAACTATTAACCCCCCTTTCCCAAAGAAGAACATGCAGTACTATAGAGACCGAATAATTTTAGAGTGTGCCCTGGGTTCAGTGATTGGATTCTGGACGGTGCTGGCTTATATTGGAGTCCTTGCTACTTTATGCTTTGTTCTTGCTTTTCTTGCTAGAAAACTACCAGACAGCTTTAATGAAGCCAAGCTAATCACATTTAGCATGTTGATATTCTGTGCCGTCTGGATCACCTTCATCCCAGCTTATGTCAGCTCTCCTGGAAARTTTACTGTGGCTGTGGAGATATTTGCTATTCTGGCTTCCAGTTTTGGTTTGCTGCTTTGTATTTTTGCTCCAAAATGCTATATTATTCTACTGAGGCCAGAGCAAAACTCAAAAAAGCGAATAATGGGTAAggtgtaa
- the LOC103474246 gene encoding uncharacterized protein LOC103474246 isoform X2, with translation MSSGSWSGPDQPTAFHQDEHYTENETLSKSCKCSVIHASNKTKPTLAFKGSSETVASLLCMLYDSWLYLLQHAKNNVNDAEEKREMGQCEVLQFEVHFLSKTVRLLHTTEVKADFQCTRTTSFAHLHYWRTVYSFSIFKECNPKNNILQDSVCTDFKTGSLKCQILKLCGASSDVSDRVCHRVCSGKIFSMLFQTSCSKESCMLQEEMFNFHVCTKIWRVHSVCSRCVGRFFLATGLLMLIYTNRLKTNSAASAPSSNTAVGMLFTTAMRHSSDCSSSLS, from the exons ATGTCATCTGGCAGCTGGTCTGGGCCGGACCAGCCGACCGCATTTCACCAGGATGAACATTACACAGAAAACGAGACTTTAAGCAAATCATGTAAATGTTCTGTCATCCACGccagtaacaaaacaaaaccaactttGGCTTTTAAGGG ATCTTCTGAAACGGTTGCGTCCTTGTTATGCATGCTCTATGATTCATGGTTGTACCTGTTGCAACACGCTAAGAACAATGTGAACGATGcagaggaaaagagagaaatggGTCAATGTGAGGTTCTACAGTTTGAGGTGCATTTTCTCTCTAAGACTGTCCGTCTTTTACATACGACGGAG GTGAAAGCAGACTTTCAGTGTACCCGAACCACCAGCTTTGCCCATCTGCATTATTGGAGAACTGTTTATAGTTTTAGTATTTTCAAGGAGTGTAATCCCAAAAACAACATTCTACAGGATTCTGTGTGTACGGACTTTAAAACCGGATCGCTGAAATGCCAAATCCTTAAATTGTGCGGCGCGTCCTCTGATGTGTCAGACAGAGTTTGCCACAGAGTCTGCAGTGGTAAG ATCTTTTCAATGTTATTTCAAACATCCTGCTCAAAAGAGTCATGCATGCTTCAAGAAG aaatgttcaactttCACGTTTGCACAAAAATATGGAGAGTGCATTCAGTCTGCAGCAGATGCGTTGGAAGATTTTTCCTGGCCACAGGCCTGTTGATGCTAATCTACACAAacagacttaaaacaaactcggCTGCATCCGCTCCTAGCAGCAACACCGCGGTGGGGATGCTGTTCACGACAGCGATGCGTCATTCCTCTGACTG ttcatcCTCACTAAGCTGA
- the LOC103474246 gene encoding uncharacterized protein LOC103474246 isoform X1 — MSSGSWSGPDQPTAFHQDEHYTENETLSKSCKCSVIHASNKTKPTLAFKGSSETVASLLCMLYDSWLYLLQHAKNNVNDAEEKREMGQCEVLQFEVHFLSKTVRLLHTTEVKADFQCTRTTSFAHLHYWRTVYSFSIFKECNPKNNILQDSVCTDFKTGSLKCQILKLCGASSDVSDRVCHRVCSGKIFSMLFQTSCSKESCMLQEEMFNFHVCTKIWRVHSVCSRCVGRFFLATGLLMLIYTNRLKTNSAASAPSSNTAVGMLFTTAMRHSSDWSLTAFHLVCVLAKTIHVLIVCKAAHLVLNRLLNLRLKSMPVPVTVLIFLMTFIVTLLNKNLICWYPDVDMEGRVEATLRPWAGLAQFEFLACLYCFYSLLPFCFQFILTKLNCSHVLLHLQLVSYPQHVRTPRKFVLFVRIYRFI, encoded by the exons ATGTCATCTGGCAGCTGGTCTGGGCCGGACCAGCCGACCGCATTTCACCAGGATGAACATTACACAGAAAACGAGACTTTAAGCAAATCATGTAAATGTTCTGTCATCCACGccagtaacaaaacaaaaccaactttGGCTTTTAAGGG ATCTTCTGAAACGGTTGCGTCCTTGTTATGCATGCTCTATGATTCATGGTTGTACCTGTTGCAACACGCTAAGAACAATGTGAACGATGcagaggaaaagagagaaatggGTCAATGTGAGGTTCTACAGTTTGAGGTGCATTTTCTCTCTAAGACTGTCCGTCTTTTACATACGACGGAG GTGAAAGCAGACTTTCAGTGTACCCGAACCACCAGCTTTGCCCATCTGCATTATTGGAGAACTGTTTATAGTTTTAGTATTTTCAAGGAGTGTAATCCCAAAAACAACATTCTACAGGATTCTGTGTGTACGGACTTTAAAACCGGATCGCTGAAATGCCAAATCCTTAAATTGTGCGGCGCGTCCTCTGATGTGTCAGACAGAGTTTGCCACAGAGTCTGCAGTGGTAAG ATCTTTTCAATGTTATTTCAAACATCCTGCTCAAAAGAGTCATGCATGCTTCAAGAAG aaatgttcaactttCACGTTTGCACAAAAATATGGAGAGTGCATTCAGTCTGCAGCAGATGCGTTGGAAGATTTTTCCTGGCCACAGGCCTGTTGATGCTAATCTACACAAacagacttaaaacaaactcggCTGCATCCGCTCCTAGCAGCAACACCGCGGTGGGGATGCTGTTCACGACAGCGATGCGTCATTCCTCTGACTGGTCCTTGACGGCTTTTCACCTCGTCTGTGTTCTAGCAAAAactattcatgttttaattgtttgcaAGGCTGCGCATTTGGTCCTGAACAGATTGTTAAATTTACGCCTGAAGTCGATGCCTGTGCCTGTcactgtgttgatttttttgatgacttttattgttactttgctaaataaaaacttgatatGCTGGTATCCAGATGTCGATATGGAGGGCAGAGTTGAAGCGACACTAAGACCATGGGCTGGTTTAGCACAGTTTGAGTTTCTGGcttgtttgtattgtttttattctctgcttcccttttgttttcagttcatcCTCACTAAGCTGAACTGTTCACACGTCCTTCTTCATCTCCAGCTGGTTTCATACCCACAACATGTGAGAACACCAAGaaagtttgtgctttttgtaAGAATATACAGGTTTATTTAA